From Cucumis melo cultivar AY chromosome 1, USDA_Cmelo_AY_1.0, whole genome shotgun sequence, a single genomic window includes:
- the LOC127148222 gene encoding uncharacterized protein LOC127148222 isoform X1 produces the protein MPPRRGARRGGGRGGRGAGRGQPEAPPVAPAVDPNAPVTQADLAAMEQRYQDMLQAALAPFLAAQQNQAAPAQAQAAPVQAQAVAPPAPEEAQPVPVQLSAEAKHLRDFRKYNPKTFDGSMDNPTKAQMWLTSIETIFRYMKCPEDQKVQCAVFFLEDKGTAWWETAERMLGGDVSKITWEQFKENFYAKFFSANVKHAKLQEFLNLEQGDMTVEQYDAEFDMLSRFAPDMVRDEAARTEKFVRGLRLDLQGIVRALRPATHADALRIALDLSLPERADLSKAAGRGSALGQKRKVETQPDVAPQRTLRSGGVFQRHRRELAAAGRTLRELPACTTCGRVHGGRCLAGSGVCFRCRQPGHTADVCPRKPFETTLPQPSASQQGRVFATTRQEAERAGTVVTGRGRGKGKGKLASDPK, from the coding sequence atgccgccacgtaggggtgcacgccgaggaggtggtaggggaggcagaggagccggtcgtggccagccggaggcgccacctgttgcaccggcagtcgacccaaacgcaccggtcacccaggcggatctcgccgcgatggagcagcgttatcaggacatgctgcaagctgctttggcgcctttccttgccgcccagcagaaccaggccgcccctgctcaggcccaggccgcccctgttcaggctcaggccgtcgctcctccagcccctgaggaagctcaaccagtaccagttcaactgtcggccgaggcgaaacacttacgggatttcaggaagtataatcccaagacctttgacggatccatggacaaccccacaaaggcccaaatgtggttgacgtccatagagactattttccggtacatgaagtgcccagaagaccagaaggtgcagtgtgcagtcttcttcttggaggacaagggcaccgcctggtgggagaccgctgagagaatgctggggggcgatgtcagcaaaataacttgggagcagttcaaggagaacttctatgctaagttcttctccgccaatgtgaagcacgccaagctgcaagagttcctaaacttggagcaaggcgacatgacggtagagcagtacgacgccgagttcgatatgctgtcccgctttgctcccgatatggtaagggatgaggctgccaggacggagaaattcgttagaggactcaggctagaccttcagggcattgtcagagccctccgcccagccacgcatgctgatgcactacgtatagcactggatttgagcctgcctgagagagccgatctgtctaaggctgccggcagagggtcagccttgggacagaagagaaaggttgagacgcagcctgacgtagcaccgcagcgaacactgaggtcaggaggtgtcttccagagacaccgacgggagcttgcagcagccgggaggactctgagagagctacccgcttgtactacctgcgggagagtccacggaggtcgttgcttagctggaagtggagtctgcttcagatgtagacagccggggcacactgctgatgtgtgtcctcggaaaccctttgagacgacactgccccagccttctgcgtcccagcaggggagagttttcgccaccacccggcaggaggccgagcgagctggcacagtggtgacag